From a region of the Myxococcus stipitatus genome:
- a CDS encoding tetratricopeptide repeat protein — MTTTQAKAPVSNNEGKPLSGPELLERATHGFNLFQDGRFQESLEVFEQLASTDASEAYFQTALGACHLALENLDQAESFFNRAIELDPSDLTPFVNRGEVHLRQGKVMEAARDFNHAVSLDPEGKDPLSARARMLAAAALESVEEAQGVSESGPDRG; from the coding sequence ATGACGACGACCCAAGCCAAGGCGCCGGTCTCCAACAATGAAGGGAAGCCGCTGTCGGGCCCGGAGTTGCTCGAACGGGCCACGCACGGCTTCAACCTGTTCCAGGACGGCCGCTTCCAGGAGTCCCTGGAGGTCTTCGAGCAGCTCGCGTCCACGGACGCCTCGGAGGCCTACTTCCAGACGGCGCTCGGCGCCTGCCACCTGGCGCTGGAGAACCTGGATCAGGCGGAGTCCTTCTTCAACCGCGCCATCGAACTGGACCCGTCGGACCTGACGCCGTTCGTCAACCGGGGCGAGGTCCACCTGCGCCAGGGCAAGGTGATGGAGGCCGCGCGGGACTTCAACCATGCCGTGTCGTTGGATCCGGAAGGGAAGGATCCGCTCAGCGCTCGCGCGCGCATGCTGGCCGCCGCCGCGCTGGAGAGCGTGGAGGAGGCGCAGGGCGTCTCCGAGTCCGGACCGGACCGGGGCTGA
- the sctV gene encoding type III secretion system export apparatus subunit SctV — MSASNPNSFLSKYSDIVLAVVVVCIVGMMIVPLPTLLLDVLLTLNISISVVLLLVSLYVPAALHLSVFPTLLLITTMFRLSLTISTTRLILLTGDPGEVVVAFGNFVVQGNFVVGAILFIILVIVNFIVISKGSERVAEVAARFTLDAMPGKQMSIDADLRAGSIDQDQGKKKRRDLERESQLFGAMDGAMKFVKGDAIASIIITVVNIVGGLVIGVTQKGMSAADAAQKYTLLTIGDGLVGMIPAILVSTCAGIIVTRVGGEEEGAHLGKDMGSQLTAYPKAIAIAAGMLIVLGLVPGLPKIPFFLLGAGAGFGAWTMLKKERESQMVEEAGPAMETDLGTPMSSEPAPKEPMNPDSELFIPVVTPIVLEVSDALVPYVDSRQDNGKFLFELIPFMRDGLFVELGVRFPGVRARGNSSLPPGAYQIQINEVPVVTGQATLGHVLVNDTVERLRLMNIQGFEAINPATRQPAAWVPEQHRDTLEAAGLTTWDVPGYIILHVAAVLRRNAREFVGVQETQTMLEQLEKAFPAIVKEVIPKIVNVLKLTDILQRLVEEEISIRDLRGILQALAEYGQVEADNVMLTEHVRASQRRYISHKYARGSGTLVVYLLDPNIEEAIRGSIKRTSAGAHLALEPELAQEIVQAVRSECGHLPPSAQRPVILTAMDIRRYVRKLLEYEFNPSFSVLSYQELSPELNIQPVARISTR; from the coding sequence ATGTCCGCCTCCAATCCGAACAGCTTCCTCTCCAAGTACTCCGACATCGTCCTGGCCGTTGTCGTGGTGTGCATCGTCGGGATGATGATCGTCCCGCTGCCCACGCTGCTGCTGGACGTGCTGCTGACGCTGAACATCAGCATCTCGGTGGTGCTCCTGCTGGTGTCCCTCTACGTGCCAGCGGCGCTGCACCTGTCGGTGTTCCCGACGCTGCTGCTCATCACCACGATGTTCCGGTTGTCGCTGACCATCTCCACCACGCGCCTCATCCTCCTGACGGGAGACCCGGGCGAGGTGGTGGTCGCGTTCGGCAACTTCGTGGTGCAGGGCAACTTCGTCGTCGGCGCCATCCTCTTCATCATCCTGGTCATCGTGAACTTCATCGTCATCTCCAAGGGTTCGGAGCGCGTGGCGGAAGTGGCCGCGCGCTTCACCCTGGACGCGATGCCGGGCAAGCAGATGTCCATCGACGCGGACCTGCGCGCCGGTTCCATCGACCAGGACCAGGGCAAGAAGAAGCGCCGCGACCTGGAGCGCGAGAGCCAGCTGTTCGGCGCGATGGACGGCGCGATGAAGTTCGTCAAGGGCGACGCCATCGCCAGCATCATCATCACCGTGGTGAACATCGTCGGTGGTCTCGTCATCGGCGTGACGCAGAAGGGCATGTCGGCGGCGGACGCGGCGCAGAAGTACACGCTGCTCACCATCGGTGACGGTCTGGTGGGCATGATTCCCGCCATCCTCGTGTCCACCTGCGCCGGCATCATCGTGACGCGCGTGGGCGGCGAGGAGGAGGGCGCCCACCTGGGCAAGGACATGGGTTCGCAGCTCACCGCGTACCCGAAGGCCATCGCCATCGCGGCGGGCATGCTCATCGTCCTGGGCCTGGTGCCGGGTCTGCCCAAGATTCCGTTCTTCCTGCTGGGCGCGGGCGCGGGCTTCGGCGCGTGGACGATGCTGAAGAAGGAGCGGGAGTCGCAGATGGTGGAGGAGGCGGGCCCGGCGATGGAGACGGACCTGGGCACGCCCATGTCGTCGGAGCCGGCGCCCAAGGAGCCGATGAATCCGGACTCCGAGCTCTTCATCCCCGTCGTCACGCCCATCGTCCTGGAGGTGTCCGACGCGTTGGTCCCCTACGTGGACTCGCGGCAGGACAACGGGAAGTTCCTCTTCGAGCTCATCCCGTTCATGCGCGACGGCCTCTTCGTGGAGCTGGGCGTGCGCTTCCCGGGCGTGCGCGCGCGTGGCAACTCGTCGCTGCCGCCGGGCGCGTATCAGATCCAGATCAACGAGGTCCCGGTCGTCACCGGCCAGGCCACGCTGGGGCACGTGCTCGTCAACGACACGGTGGAGCGCCTGCGGCTGATGAACATCCAGGGCTTCGAGGCCATCAACCCGGCCACCCGCCAGCCCGCCGCCTGGGTCCCCGAGCAGCACCGCGACACGCTGGAGGCCGCGGGCCTGACGACGTGGGACGTGCCGGGCTACATCATCCTGCACGTGGCCGCGGTGCTGCGGCGCAACGCGCGGGAGTTCGTCGGCGTCCAGGAGACGCAGACGATGTTGGAGCAGCTGGAGAAGGCCTTCCCCGCCATCGTGAAGGAGGTCATCCCGAAGATCGTCAACGTGCTGAAGCTGACGGACATCCTCCAGCGTCTGGTCGAGGAGGAGATCTCCATCCGCGACCTGCGCGGCATCCTCCAGGCCCTGGCGGAGTACGGGCAGGTGGAGGCGGACAACGTGATGCTCACCGAGCACGTCCGCGCCTCCCAGCGCCGCTACATCTCCCACAAGTACGCGCGTGGCAGCGGCACCCTCGTGGTGTACCTGCTCGATCCGAACATCGAGGAGGCCATCCGCGGCTCCATCAAGCGCACGTCGGCGGGGGCCCACCTGGCGCTCGAGCCGGAGCTGGCGCAGGAGATCGTCCAGGCCGTGCGCTCCGAGTGTGGCCACCTGCCGCCCAGCGCCCAGCGCCCCGTCATCCTCACCGCCATGGACATCCGGCGGTACGTGCGCAAGCTGCTGGAGTACGAGTTCAATCCCTCGTTCTCGGTGCTCAGCTACCAGGAGCTGTCGCCCGAGCTGAACATCCAGCCGGTGGCGCGAATCTCCACCCGCTAG
- a CDS encoding FHA domain-containing protein: MSVRLTVTQRSEQGAQGTEHVLADSVITLGRDKSCQVVLPQQAVSRNHARICQEGKLFFLEDLGSAFGTQLNGKPLPKGEKRLLRNGDVIAIAQYDVRFDRLTELNGDATSEKTSFIARDNLKDVMRGLSGSDERYLRIMNGPREGERIEIADASEIVIGRDEKEVDILLQDDLTSRKHAKIRRDWSGTHVEDLGSRNGIKVNKKRVNRKTLKDNDELEVGGTRFLYVDPSEPAEEPVQIAPEPKAAPPPSPKRPAPVRSEPKPVEEPEPPAPEPEPAPVAEEPVAEAPAVEEPAPIEPPIAEEEPPPPGKFDALKDKKKLVPLIVMGTVGLLFLGLMIAVIAGA, translated from the coding sequence ATGAGCGTCCGCCTCACCGTCACGCAGCGCAGCGAACAAGGCGCCCAGGGCACCGAGCATGTCCTCGCGGACTCGGTCATCACCCTGGGACGAGACAAGTCGTGCCAGGTGGTCCTGCCCCAGCAGGCGGTGTCGCGCAACCACGCCCGCATCTGCCAGGAGGGCAAGCTCTTCTTCCTCGAGGACCTGGGCAGCGCCTTCGGCACCCAGCTCAACGGCAAGCCCCTGCCCAAGGGTGAGAAGCGGCTGCTGCGCAACGGCGACGTCATCGCCATCGCCCAGTACGACGTGCGCTTCGACCGGCTGACGGAGCTCAACGGCGACGCCACGTCGGAGAAGACGTCCTTCATCGCTCGCGACAACCTGAAGGACGTGATGCGGGGGCTGTCCGGTTCGGACGAGCGCTACCTGCGCATCATGAACGGGCCGCGCGAGGGCGAGCGCATCGAGATCGCCGACGCGTCGGAGATCGTCATCGGCCGGGACGAGAAGGAGGTCGACATCCTCCTGCAGGACGACCTCACGTCGCGCAAGCACGCGAAGATTCGCCGCGACTGGTCGGGGACCCATGTGGAGGACCTGGGCAGCCGCAACGGCATCAAGGTCAACAAGAAGCGGGTCAACCGCAAGACGCTCAAGGACAACGACGAGTTGGAAGTGGGTGGTACGCGCTTCCTCTACGTCGACCCGTCGGAGCCCGCCGAGGAGCCGGTCCAGATTGCTCCGGAGCCGAAGGCGGCACCTCCCCCTTCGCCCAAGCGCCCCGCCCCGGTGCGCAGCGAGCCCAAGCCGGTCGAGGAGCCCGAGCCACCCGCCCCCGAACCCGAGCCCGCCCCCGTCGCCGAGGAGCCCGTGGCCGAGGCCCCGGCCGTCGAGGAGCCCGCGCCCATCGAGCCTCCCATTGCCGAGGAGGAGCCACCGCCCCCGGGCAAGTTCGACGCGCTGAAGGACAAGAAGAAGCTGGTCCCGCTCATCGTCATGGGCACGGTGGGACTGCTGTTCCTCGGGCTGATGATCGCCGTCATCGCCGGCGCCTGA
- a CDS encoding tetratricopeptide repeat protein — MRPSRLALSLSLFCALPLAGCLTTPPPHERALINNELCTQELHKGDLVRAEVYCDLGLEFSPQYADLWANKGIIAMYSNRTEDAKKHFIKALRYNQEQLQAYQNLGMIYYNEGAYGKAHDNFRRALKVNPDNLDTRYNLSLALMKMGKLEQAKKELRTLLAVNPNLAAAHHSLGLIAYQEGQYEDAAESISQATALTPDAPEMWHDLGTVLMELSRFPEARESFANCVQLDPKNSSCINNLSLAQRKAALTDAAFKELKDTQQAENSAPALFMLARQYREKGLLAEEEATYKKCVKLDAKYAMCHFGLFQLFQDADKHEHAEVACKNFMKYATAEEFPSEYQSCEKYLSNATF; from the coding sequence ATGCGTCCGAGCCGCCTTGCCCTGTCGCTGTCCCTGTTCTGTGCGCTCCCCCTCGCCGGGTGTCTCACCACGCCCCCACCCCACGAACGGGCCCTCATCAACAACGAGCTCTGCACGCAGGAGCTGCACAAGGGCGACCTGGTCCGCGCGGAGGTCTACTGCGACCTGGGCCTGGAGTTCTCCCCCCAGTACGCGGACCTCTGGGCCAACAAGGGCATCATCGCGATGTATTCGAATCGCACCGAGGACGCCAAGAAGCACTTCATCAAGGCGCTGCGCTACAACCAGGAGCAGCTGCAGGCGTACCAGAACCTCGGGATGATCTATTACAACGAGGGCGCCTACGGGAAGGCGCACGACAACTTCCGCCGCGCCCTCAAGGTCAACCCGGACAACCTGGACACGCGCTACAACCTGTCGCTGGCCCTGATGAAGATGGGGAAGCTGGAGCAGGCGAAGAAGGAGCTGCGCACGCTCCTCGCCGTCAACCCCAACCTGGCCGCCGCGCACCACTCGCTGGGCCTCATCGCGTACCAGGAGGGACAGTACGAGGACGCCGCCGAGAGCATCTCCCAGGCCACCGCCCTCACCCCGGACGCGCCGGAGATGTGGCACGACCTGGGCACCGTCCTCATGGAGCTGTCGCGCTTCCCGGAGGCGCGTGAGTCCTTCGCCAACTGCGTCCAGCTGGACCCCAAGAACTCCAGCTGCATCAACAACCTCTCCCTCGCCCAGCGCAAGGCGGCCCTCACCGACGCGGCCTTCAAGGAGTTGAAGGATACGCAGCAGGCGGAAAATTCCGCTCCGGCCCTGTTCATGCTCGCGCGTCAGTACCGCGAGAAGGGGCTTCTGGCGGAGGAGGAGGCGACCTACAAGAAGTGCGTGAAGCTGGACGCCAAGTACGCCATGTGCCACTTCGGCCTGTTCCAGCTCTTCCAGGACGCGGACAAGCACGAGCACGCCGAGGTGGCCTGCAAGAACTTCATGAAGTATGCGACGGCCGAAGAGTTCCCCAGCGAGTACCAGTCGTGCGAGAAGTACCTGAGCAACGCGACGTTCTGA